The following are from one region of the Microbacterium paraoxydans genome:
- a CDS encoding SDR family oxidoreductase, whose product MSRILVFGGHGRIALLLAPLLVARGHEVTGVIRNPDHVSEVEESGAIALVADIETMDVDALTEIIRGHDAVVWSAGAGGGSPERTYAVDRDAAERTMDAAERAGVRRYVMVSWIGSTADHGVPEDDSFFPYADAKWAADEHLRASGLDGTILGPGTLTFDDPTGRIRIDPEGRGEVSRADVAAVIVATLEDPGTIGRTIRFGNGDEETSVPIAEALAR is encoded by the coding sequence ATGTCGCGCATCCTCGTCTTCGGCGGCCACGGCCGCATCGCCCTGCTGCTCGCCCCGCTCCTCGTGGCCCGCGGTCACGAGGTCACGGGGGTGATCCGGAACCCCGATCACGTGTCCGAGGTGGAGGAGAGCGGCGCGATCGCTCTCGTCGCCGACATCGAGACCATGGACGTCGACGCCCTCACCGAGATCATCCGCGGGCACGACGCGGTGGTGTGGTCGGCCGGTGCCGGGGGCGGGAGCCCCGAGCGCACCTACGCCGTCGACCGGGACGCGGCGGAGCGGACCATGGACGCGGCGGAGCGCGCGGGTGTGCGACGCTACGTCATGGTGTCGTGGATCGGCTCCACGGCCGATCACGGCGTGCCGGAGGACGACTCCTTCTTCCCGTACGCCGATGCGAAGTGGGCCGCAGACGAGCACCTCCGCGCTTCCGGCCTCGACGGGACCATCCTCGGCCCTGGCACGCTGACCTTCGACGATCCGACCGGACGCATCCGCATCGACCCGGAAGGGCGCGGCGAGGTCTCCCGCGCCGACGTCGCGGCGGTCATCGTCGCGACCCTGGAGGATCCGGGCACGATCGGGCGCACCATCCGCTTCGGCAACGGCGACGAGGAGACCTCGGTGCCGATCGCCGAGGCGCTCGCGCGCTGA
- a CDS encoding glycoside hydrolase family 3 N-terminal domain-containing protein — MSAAAQSSPEPAAEAVSVQAAEPDAIREQAAALVADMSTADQASSIVMGHIGGTDPAALRDYMKSGLGGFILMGGNIPATEEELRALTAALTIDPALPPLIAVDQEGGIVSRLPWDAFPASTTLKSRPVAETSAAFAARGALVARAGITVDFGTVADVPTDPGSFIFGRALGTDPESAADRTAAATAAQEHFVASTLKHFPGHGAAPGDSHHAIPSTGMTKAAWREGDGVPFAAGIEAGASLLMYGHLAYTAVDSRPASLSAEWHRIAREELGFEGVAVTDDLGMLLSSGDPAYADPVANGVAAVAAGNDLVLIIAGSTAQTATEMAAGIAAAVDAGTLPAERLEDAATRVLTLRLELAAASSSWAVCGDCTAR, encoded by the coding sequence GTGTCGGCGGCTGCACAGTCCAGCCCGGAGCCGGCTGCCGAGGCGGTGTCGGTGCAGGCTGCAGAACCTGACGCGATCCGGGAGCAGGCCGCCGCCCTCGTCGCGGACATGAGCACGGCGGATCAGGCGTCATCCATCGTGATGGGACACATCGGCGGGACCGATCCGGCGGCGCTACGCGACTACATGAAGTCGGGGCTCGGAGGCTTCATCCTCATGGGTGGGAACATCCCGGCGACGGAGGAAGAACTCCGCGCACTGACGGCCGCGCTGACGATCGACCCGGCCCTCCCGCCGCTGATCGCCGTGGACCAGGAGGGCGGCATCGTCTCGCGACTGCCCTGGGACGCCTTCCCAGCGTCGACGACCCTGAAGAGCCGTCCGGTCGCCGAGACCTCGGCGGCCTTCGCGGCCCGCGGCGCGCTCGTCGCCCGCGCCGGGATCACCGTCGACTTCGGCACCGTCGCCGACGTCCCGACGGACCCCGGCTCGTTCATCTTCGGGCGTGCCCTCGGCACCGATCCGGAGAGTGCCGCCGACCGCACCGCGGCGGCGACCGCGGCCCAGGAGCACTTCGTCGCGTCCACGCTCAAGCACTTCCCCGGGCACGGAGCGGCGCCGGGAGACTCCCATCACGCGATCCCGAGCACCGGAATGACGAAGGCGGCGTGGCGTGAAGGGGACGGCGTCCCGTTCGCCGCCGGCATCGAAGCCGGCGCCTCGTTGCTCATGTACGGCCATCTCGCGTACACCGCCGTGGACTCCCGTCCGGCGTCGCTCTCCGCGGAGTGGCATCGCATCGCGCGGGAGGAGCTCGGCTTCGAGGGTGTGGCCGTGACGGACGACCTCGGCATGCTGCTGTCCTCGGGGGATCCGGCATACGCTGACCCCGTCGCGAACGGCGTCGCCGCGGTCGCGGCCGGCAACGACCTCGTGCTCATAATCGCGGGGTCCACGGCGCAGACCGCGACCGAGATGGCCGCGGGGATCGCCGCGGCCGTCGACGCCGGGACGCTCCCCGCCGAGCGTCTGGAGGACGCGGCGACCCGCGTGCTCACCCTGCGTCTGGAGCTCGCCGCAGCGTCGTCGTCGTGGGCCGTCTGTGGGGACTGCACTGCCCGCTGA
- a CDS encoding App1 family protein → MAPAPPAPRIHWFARLEHRLHVWREGRARRRGRNATVLPFPGYGGPGWVRVLGRVLIVPPQRRGRDGEPASIRGWRSFVGIPVGFASVDVHVGDSTHRVVADRGGVIDTVIRADLEPGWQTFTITVEGQEPIEARAFIVAETTRFGVVSDVDDTVMVTALPRPFIAFWNSFVVDEHARIPVPGMAVLLDQLLRQHPGAPMIYLSTGAWNVAPTLSRFLGRHLFPAGSLLLTDWGPTHDRWFRSGREHKLTNLRRLATEFPDVKWLLIGDDGQHDEAIYTQFQEEYPDSVAGVAIRRLLPAEAVLAGGRAEMESHDADEAPWVSAEDGAGLRDQLGDAGILH, encoded by the coding sequence ATGGCCCCCGCACCCCCGGCGCCCAGGATCCACTGGTTCGCCCGTCTCGAGCACCGCCTGCACGTGTGGCGCGAGGGACGAGCGCGCCGCCGCGGCCGGAACGCCACCGTGCTGCCCTTCCCGGGCTACGGCGGCCCCGGATGGGTCCGTGTGCTCGGTCGTGTGCTCATCGTCCCGCCGCAGCGCCGCGGTCGCGACGGGGAACCGGCGAGCATCCGCGGCTGGCGCAGCTTCGTCGGCATCCCTGTCGGCTTCGCCTCCGTCGACGTGCATGTCGGCGACAGCACGCATCGTGTGGTCGCCGACCGCGGCGGGGTCATCGACACCGTCATCCGCGCCGATCTCGAGCCCGGCTGGCAGACCTTCACGATCACTGTCGAGGGGCAGGAGCCCATCGAGGCCCGGGCCTTCATCGTCGCGGAGACCACCCGGTTCGGCGTCGTCTCGGACGTCGACGACACCGTCATGGTCACCGCGCTCCCCCGCCCCTTCATCGCCTTCTGGAACTCGTTCGTCGTCGACGAGCACGCACGCATTCCTGTGCCGGGGATGGCGGTTCTGCTCGATCAGCTTCTCCGGCAGCACCCCGGTGCCCCCATGATCTATCTCTCCACCGGCGCCTGGAACGTCGCGCCCACCCTGTCACGGTTTCTCGGTCGGCACCTCTTCCCCGCAGGCTCGCTGCTGCTGACCGACTGGGGTCCTACGCACGATCGCTGGTTCCGCAGCGGCCGCGAGCACAAGCTCACGAACCTCCGTCGGCTGGCGACCGAGTTCCCGGACGTCAAATGGCTGCTGATCGGCGACGACGGCCAGCACGACGAGGCCATCTACACGCAGTTCCAGGAGGAGTACCCGGATTCCGTCGCGGGTGTCGCGATCCGACGGCTGCTGCCCGCGGAGGCGGTGCTCGCCGGCGGTCGCGCCGAGATGGAATCGCATGACGCTGACGAGGCTCCTTGGGTGAGCGCAGAGGACGGCGCCGGCCTCCGCGACCAGCTCGGCGATGCCGGCATCCTGCACTGA
- the leuS gene encoding leucine--tRNA ligase → MSTAPVDEEFSSPHAIQAKWQKYWAEHETFLTGGDDDTRPRRYVLAMFPYPSGDLHMGHAENYLYSDIVARFWRHRGHNVLNPIGWDSFGLPAENAAIRQGADPREWTYQNIAQQKVGFQQYGVSFDWSRVLHTSDPEYYRWNQWLFLKMYERGLAYRKKSPVNWCPNDQTVLANEQVVDGRCERCGYEVVKKKLTQWYFRITDYADRLLDDLNQLEGFWPHKVLQMQRNWIGRSVGADVDFRIEGREEPVTVFSTRPDTLHGATFFVVAPDGDLAAELAAEAEPEVRERFQAYLAEVQKTTDIDRQSTDRPKTGVFLGRYAINPVNGEKLPIWAADYVLADYGHGAVMAVPAHDQRDLDFARAFDLPVKVVVDTTAPVTGAMPVIEVDEDGVPIDADAALDEQNPAKTGVALTGEGRMINSGPLNGLSKRNAIARAIEQLEATGTGRAAKNYRLRDWLISRQRFWGTPIPMLHAEDGRIIPVPEDRLPVKLPSVEGLDLKPKGTSPLGGAESWVRTTDPETGDPVLRDPDTMDTFVDSSWYFLRFLSPNSDTQAFDPAQAARWAPVDSYIGGVEHAILHLLYARFITKVLFDMGLIDFTEPFSNLINQGMVLLDGQKMSKSKGNLVLFQEELDAHGADALRVGLAFAGPVEDDKDWADVSTTGAQKFLARALRIAHEVASPVDVVFDGGDAALRRATHKLLAEAPALVEQTKFNVLVARLMELVNVTRKTIDGAAGAADPAVREAAETIAVMLDLIAPHTAEEMWEILGHEPSVGLVSWRSADPALLVEDTVTAVVQIGGKVRAQLEVPARIGEAELEALARADERVIRSIGDREVVKVVVRAPKIVSIVVKG, encoded by the coding sequence ATGTCCACCGCTCCCGTCGACGAGGAGTTCTCCTCGCCGCACGCCATCCAGGCCAAGTGGCAGAAGTACTGGGCGGAGCACGAGACGTTCCTCACGGGCGGAGACGACGACACCCGGCCGCGGCGCTATGTGCTGGCCATGTTCCCGTACCCCTCTGGCGACCTGCACATGGGGCACGCGGAGAACTACCTCTACTCCGACATCGTCGCTCGCTTCTGGCGTCACCGGGGCCACAACGTCCTGAACCCGATCGGGTGGGACTCCTTCGGGCTGCCGGCGGAGAACGCCGCGATCCGCCAGGGTGCTGACCCGCGCGAGTGGACGTACCAGAACATCGCGCAGCAGAAGGTGGGCTTCCAGCAGTACGGCGTCTCCTTCGACTGGAGCCGGGTGCTGCACACGTCCGACCCCGAGTACTACCGCTGGAACCAGTGGCTGTTCCTGAAGATGTACGAGCGGGGCCTGGCGTACCGGAAGAAGAGCCCGGTCAACTGGTGCCCGAACGACCAGACCGTTCTGGCCAACGAGCAGGTCGTGGATGGGCGCTGTGAGCGCTGCGGCTACGAGGTCGTCAAGAAGAAGCTCACCCAGTGGTACTTCCGCATCACCGACTATGCGGACCGCCTGCTCGACGACCTGAACCAGCTCGAGGGGTTCTGGCCGCACAAGGTGCTGCAGATGCAGCGCAACTGGATCGGCCGTTCCGTCGGCGCCGATGTCGACTTCCGCATCGAAGGCCGCGAGGAGCCGGTGACGGTGTTCTCGACCCGTCCGGACACGCTGCACGGTGCGACGTTCTTCGTCGTCGCGCCCGACGGCGACCTGGCCGCCGAGCTCGCCGCGGAGGCCGAGCCCGAGGTGCGCGAGCGCTTCCAGGCCTACCTGGCCGAGGTGCAGAAGACCACGGACATCGATCGGCAGTCCACCGACCGTCCCAAGACGGGCGTGTTCCTGGGCCGCTACGCGATCAACCCGGTCAACGGCGAGAAGCTCCCGATCTGGGCTGCCGACTACGTGCTGGCCGACTACGGGCACGGCGCCGTCATGGCGGTCCCGGCGCACGACCAGCGCGACCTGGACTTCGCACGCGCGTTCGATCTGCCGGTCAAGGTCGTCGTCGACACCACCGCTCCGGTCACCGGTGCCATGCCGGTCATCGAGGTGGACGAGGACGGCGTCCCGATCGATGCCGATGCCGCGCTCGACGAGCAGAACCCGGCGAAGACCGGCGTCGCGCTCACCGGCGAGGGGCGCATGATCAACTCTGGTCCGCTGAACGGACTGTCGAAGCGCAACGCGATCGCGCGCGCCATCGAGCAGCTGGAGGCCACGGGGACGGGGCGGGCGGCGAAGAACTACCGCCTGCGTGACTGGCTGATCTCGCGTCAGCGTTTCTGGGGGACGCCGATCCCGATGCTGCACGCCGAGGACGGCCGGATCATCCCTGTGCCCGAGGACCGGCTGCCGGTGAAGCTGCCGAGCGTGGAGGGTCTCGATCTCAAGCCGAAGGGCACGTCGCCGCTGGGCGGCGCGGAGAGCTGGGTACGCACGACCGACCCGGAGACCGGCGACCCGGTACTCCGCGATCCCGACACGATGGACACCTTCGTCGACAGCTCCTGGTATTTCCTTCGGTTCCTGTCGCCGAACAGCGACACGCAGGCGTTCGACCCGGCCCAGGCGGCGCGCTGGGCCCCGGTGGACTCGTACATCGGCGGTGTCGAGCACGCGATCCTGCACCTGCTGTACGCCCGCTTCATCACCAAGGTCCTCTTCGACATGGGGCTGATCGACTTCACCGAGCCGTTCTCCAACCTGATCAACCAGGGCATGGTGCTGCTGGACGGCCAGAAGATGTCGAAGAGCAAGGGCAACCTGGTGCTGTTCCAGGAGGAGCTCGACGCCCACGGTGCGGACGCGCTCCGCGTCGGTCTGGCCTTCGCCGGTCCGGTGGAGGACGACAAGGACTGGGCGGACGTGTCGACCACCGGTGCGCAGAAGTTCCTCGCGCGCGCCCTGCGGATCGCGCACGAGGTCGCCAGCCCCGTCGACGTCGTCTTCGACGGAGGCGACGCGGCGCTGCGCCGTGCGACGCACAAGCTGCTCGCCGAGGCGCCTGCGCTGGTCGAGCAGACCAAGTTCAACGTGCTCGTCGCCCGTCTGATGGAACTCGTCAACGTGACCCGCAAGACGATCGACGGTGCTGCCGGTGCTGCCGACCCCGCCGTCCGTGAGGCGGCGGAGACCATCGCCGTCATGCTCGACCTCATCGCCCCGCACACCGCGGAGGAGATGTGGGAGATCCTGGGGCACGAGCCGTCCGTCGGACTCGTGTCGTGGCGCTCCGCCGATCCGGCGCTCCTTGTCGAGGACACCGTCACTGCGGTCGTGCAGATCGGCGGCAAGGTGCGCGCGCAGCTCGAGGTGCCGGCACGCATCGGCGAGGCCGAGCTCGAGGCGCTGGCGCGAGCCGACGAGCGGGTCATCCGCTCGATCGGCGATCGCGAGGTCGTCAAGGTCGTCGTGCGGGCCCCGAAGATCGTCAGCATCGTCGTCAAGGGCTGA
- a CDS encoding anthranilate synthase component I family protein: MPDRLTPRPLPSWVAPERVFAVIAQQLADVFWLDAGADAAEGWSFLGTGVAEQLPEDVRLDAGPVEAGMPPFRGGWVGWRDYESGAVRAGAPVATDPEPEARTWLRVTMAVAFDHAAHRLWLLAPEGESREGERWLQSLLSDAGPEALTPRVVEDRHAAEARHTPAAYEQLIDRCRDLIHAGIAYQLCLTTRFTVPGTHDPVAVYERLRAATPAHHGGFLRIGGRALLSASPEQFLHAAGGVIRTRPIKGTRPRGADAVTDAALAAELAADPKERAENVMIVDLMRNDLSRVCVPGSIRVEGLWEVESYPAVHQLVSTVSGTAAEGTTVGALLEAAFPAGSMTGAPKLSAMTQLHELEGGPRDIYAGCFGYIGVDGALDLAMVIRSIVVDEEAAFVGAGGGITWGSVPAAEVREVATKARAPLAALGAEMPATWRSDILN, encoded by the coding sequence GTGCCCGACCGCCTGACCCCCCGACCGCTGCCGTCCTGGGTGGCTCCGGAGCGTGTTTTCGCGGTGATCGCGCAGCAGCTGGCGGATGTGTTCTGGCTCGATGCGGGCGCTGACGCCGCCGAGGGATGGAGCTTCCTCGGCACCGGGGTCGCCGAACAGCTCCCGGAGGACGTGCGCCTGGATGCCGGGCCCGTCGAGGCGGGGATGCCGCCGTTCCGTGGAGGATGGGTGGGCTGGCGCGACTACGAGAGCGGAGCCGTCCGCGCGGGGGCTCCGGTCGCCACCGACCCGGAGCCGGAAGCCCGGACGTGGCTGCGCGTGACCATGGCCGTGGCGTTCGATCATGCCGCGCACCGCCTGTGGCTTCTGGCCCCGGAGGGGGAGTCGCGTGAGGGGGAGCGCTGGCTGCAGTCCCTTCTGAGCGACGCCGGCCCGGAAGCGCTGACGCCGCGGGTGGTGGAGGATCGTCACGCCGCCGAGGCCCGCCACACCCCTGCCGCATACGAGCAGCTCATCGACCGCTGCCGCGACCTCATCCACGCGGGCATCGCGTACCAGCTCTGCCTCACGACGCGGTTCACCGTGCCAGGGACCCATGACCCCGTCGCCGTGTACGAGCGGCTGCGGGCGGCGACTCCCGCCCACCATGGCGGATTCCTGCGCATCGGGGGACGTGCGCTCCTCAGTGCCAGCCCCGAGCAGTTCCTCCACGCCGCCGGTGGCGTCATCCGCACCCGTCCCATCAAGGGGACCCGCCCTCGAGGCGCCGACGCCGTGACCGATGCCGCGCTCGCCGCAGAGCTCGCCGCGGATCCGAAGGAGCGGGCCGAGAACGTGATGATCGTCGACCTCATGCGCAACGACCTCTCCCGGGTGTGCGTGCCGGGGTCGATCCGGGTCGAGGGGCTCTGGGAGGTCGAGAGCTATCCGGCCGTGCATCAGCTCGTCAGCACCGTCAGCGGCACGGCCGCGGAGGGGACCACGGTCGGGGCGCTGCTGGAGGCCGCATTCCCCGCCGGAAGCATGACCGGAGCGCCGAAGCTGTCGGCGATGACGCAGCTGCACGAGCTCGAAGGCGGCCCGCGCGACATCTATGCCGGCTGCTTCGGCTATATCGGCGTGGACGGTGCGCTCGACCTCGCGATGGTGATCCGCAGCATCGTCGTGGACGAGGAGGCTGCGTTCGTCGGCGCCGGTGGCGGGATCACGTGGGGATCGGTGCCCGCGGCCGAAGTGCGTGAGGTCGCCACGAAGGCCCGCGCCCCTCTCGCGGCGCTCGGCGCGGAAATGCCCGCCACCTGGCGTTCCGATATCCTGAACTGA
- a CDS encoding 3-methyladenine DNA glycosylase: MILRRDDWLRREDAHRERADALTAEHRDRVARGEKHPVWDFLFTYYGYKPAQLRRWHPGAGVELQDASERVTWRWYSPGMSPGGAIPDAQRFAAEKPELARLVSLMLRRTGSRPGQFGCFGLHEWAMVYRAAEHRHAVPLRLGQEGTDAVVEGHDLRCTHFDAFRFFTPEAVPRNRAALTREDQPLLEQPGCLHAGMDLYKWAMKLGPLVPGELLLDAFELARDIRLLDMQAAPYDLSAWDVEPVRIETPEGKAEYVRRQRGFADRGAVLRASLLTAWLGPDERAAA, translated from the coding sequence ATGATCCTCAGGCGTGACGACTGGCTCCGGCGCGAGGACGCGCATCGGGAACGGGCCGACGCGCTGACGGCCGAGCACCGAGACCGTGTGGCGCGCGGCGAGAAGCACCCGGTGTGGGACTTCCTCTTCACCTACTACGGCTATAAGCCCGCGCAGCTCCGGCGGTGGCACCCGGGGGCGGGCGTGGAGTTGCAGGACGCATCCGAGCGAGTGACATGGCGCTGGTACTCCCCCGGGATGTCACCCGGCGGCGCGATTCCCGACGCCCAGCGCTTCGCCGCCGAGAAGCCGGAGCTCGCTCGCCTCGTCTCGCTGATGCTGCGCCGTACCGGCTCCCGTCCCGGGCAGTTCGGCTGCTTCGGCCTGCACGAGTGGGCGATGGTCTATCGCGCCGCAGAGCATCGGCATGCCGTCCCCCTGCGGCTCGGGCAGGAGGGCACGGACGCGGTGGTCGAGGGTCACGATCTCCGCTGCACGCACTTCGACGCCTTCCGGTTCTTCACTCCGGAGGCGGTGCCTCGCAACCGGGCGGCGTTGACGAGAGAGGATCAGCCCCTCCTCGAACAGCCCGGCTGCCTGCACGCCGGCATGGACCTGTACAAGTGGGCGATGAAGCTCGGTCCGCTCGTTCCCGGAGAGCTGCTGCTGGACGCGTTCGAGCTGGCGCGCGACATCCGGCTGCTCGACATGCAGGCCGCCCCGTACGACCTGTCGGCGTGGGACGTCGAACCGGTACGCATCGAGACGCCGGAGGGCAAGGCCGAGTACGTCCGGCGCCAGCGCGGTTTCGCAGACCGCGGCGCCGTCCTCCGCGCCTCCCTCCTCACCGCCTGGCTCGGCCCGGACGAGCGCGCCGCAGCCTGA
- a CDS encoding DedA family protein — protein sequence MDDLLLWLLDTVQSIDPVTRTLVAGLAVMLETSILIGLIVPGDTIVIIASMGVATPLEGIAMGVAVVVGALIGESIGFWLGRWLGPYIRASWLGRRIGEHNWVRAENYLARRGGIAIFLSRFLPVLHSLVPLTVGMSEYPYRRFLAWTTPACIIWASAYVSVTSLAAGSFRELVDRVHFAGYLFVGVIALFLVLAYLGKRLLHRLEARHLEAPAVESDADVKD from the coding sequence GTGGACGACCTCCTGCTCTGGCTCCTCGACACCGTGCAGTCGATCGATCCGGTCACGCGCACTCTGGTCGCGGGTCTCGCCGTCATGCTGGAGACGAGCATCCTCATCGGCCTCATCGTCCCCGGCGACACGATCGTCATCATCGCCTCGATGGGCGTCGCCACTCCCCTCGAGGGCATCGCGATGGGTGTCGCCGTCGTCGTCGGCGCCCTCATCGGAGAGAGCATCGGCTTCTGGCTCGGCCGCTGGCTCGGCCCCTACATCCGTGCTTCCTGGCTCGGGCGGCGGATCGGGGAGCACAACTGGGTCCGCGCGGAGAACTACCTTGCACGTCGCGGCGGCATCGCCATCTTCCTCTCCCGCTTCCTCCCGGTCCTCCACTCCCTCGTCCCTCTCACAGTGGGGATGAGCGAGTACCCCTACCGGCGCTTCCTGGCCTGGACGACCCCGGCCTGCATCATCTGGGCCTCGGCGTACGTGAGCGTGACCTCGCTGGCGGCCGGGAGCTTCCGTGAGCTCGTCGACCGCGTGCACTTCGCGGGCTACCTGTTCGTCGGGGTCATCGCCCTGTTCCTCGTGCTCGCCTACCTGGGCAAGCGGCTGCTGCACCGCCTGGAGGCGCGTCATCTGGAGGCACCGGCGGTGGAGTCCGACGCCGACGTGAAAGACTGA
- a CDS encoding flavin-containing monooxygenase: MSTLDSIVIGAGQAGLSASFHLRRRGIEHVVLDADARAGGAWQHRWDALTMRDVHGVAELPGDSAPPRDERRANIAVPEYFAAYEKAHDLPVLRPVHVRRVHDDEGVLVVEADEGEWRTRTLVNATGTWTQPFIPHYPGMETFLGEQFHTVDYPGPEHFLGKRVLVVGGGASAVQFLGALAPLTETLWVTRRPPVWRDDDFTPEAGAAAVALVEKRVAAGLPPESVVSVTGLMLRPQEREAERLGAYADRRPLFQRIEPDGVRWSDGAFERVDVILWATGFRPAIGHLAPLHLRSAAGGIQLDRGGRGTTAVADPRVQLVGYGPSASTIGANRAGRPRAREGGRRGLLVTVSSSGASCGYAGRHAAHHPDRRLAAALRVARGVGGGRPVRCEPARVDPPLRER, translated from the coding sequence GTGAGCACTCTCGACAGCATCGTGATCGGCGCCGGCCAGGCCGGGCTGTCCGCGTCGTTCCACCTGCGTCGCCGCGGGATCGAGCACGTCGTGCTGGACGCCGATGCGCGGGCCGGGGGAGCCTGGCAGCACCGGTGGGACGCCCTCACGATGCGCGACGTGCACGGGGTCGCCGAGCTCCCGGGAGACAGCGCGCCGCCGCGGGACGAGCGCCGGGCGAACATCGCGGTGCCGGAGTACTTCGCCGCGTACGAGAAGGCCCATGATCTTCCGGTGCTGCGGCCGGTGCACGTCCGCCGGGTTCATGACGACGAGGGCGTCCTGGTCGTCGAGGCCGACGAGGGGGAGTGGCGCACCCGCACTCTCGTCAACGCGACGGGCACCTGGACGCAACCCTTCATCCCGCATTATCCGGGGATGGAGACGTTCCTCGGGGAGCAGTTCCACACCGTCGACTACCCCGGCCCGGAGCACTTCCTCGGCAAGCGGGTGCTGGTCGTGGGCGGCGGTGCATCCGCCGTGCAGTTCCTCGGTGCCCTCGCTCCTCTCACCGAGACGCTGTGGGTCACCCGACGCCCGCCCGTCTGGCGGGACGACGACTTCACGCCGGAGGCCGGTGCCGCCGCGGTCGCGCTCGTCGAGAAGCGCGTGGCGGCCGGATTGCCCCCGGAGAGCGTGGTCAGCGTCACGGGGCTCATGCTCCGACCGCAAGAGAGGGAAGCGGAGCGTCTCGGAGCGTACGCCGACCGTCGACCGCTCTTCCAGCGCATCGAGCCCGACGGCGTGCGCTGGTCCGACGGAGCGTTCGAGCGCGTCGACGTGATCCTGTGGGCGACGGGGTTCCGGCCGGCCATCGGCCACCTCGCCCCGCTCCACCTGCGCAGTGCCGCGGGCGGGATCCAGCTCGACCGCGGCGGCCGCGGCACGACGGCCGTCGCGGATCCCCGGGTGCAGCTCGTCGGCTACGGCCCGTCCGCGAGCACCATCGGCGCGAACAGAGCGGGGCGTCCGCGCGCTCGCGAAGGAGGGCGCCGCGGTCTCCTCGTGACCGTTTCGTCGTCCGGCGCCTCCTGTGGATACGCTGGGAGGCATGCTGCGCATCATCCTGACCGTCGTCTGGCTGCTGCTCTCCGCGTGGCTCGTGGTGTGGGTGGGGGAAGGCCTGTTCGGTGTGAACCAGCGCGAGTCGATCCTCCCCTTCGCGAGCGATGA
- a CDS encoding DUF6349 family protein, protein MATMEQLAFDFDEFAREDARARLPEWAGAPLHYTEDYYPPRLLDEAFEHWRFINGSFGSFARSHMWHRFSHATVEFGEHRAEMFHADLRPEPDAEGPGDLLKKIVCGPCAWQSDAGGESDAVEAWHDHAVPGWRDLPVVPGQIRVRTDKGLSKVALRWIEQRYPQHMQIPGAPIITERQQFGIRHVPAYSPWGGYDLSATALERPAPRPAGHAVRREPAQFEPSVSAPRRTGRMLGD, encoded by the coding sequence ATGGCCACGATGGAGCAGCTGGCGTTCGACTTCGATGAGTTCGCCCGCGAGGACGCCCGCGCGCGACTGCCCGAGTGGGCCGGAGCACCGCTGCACTACACCGAGGACTACTACCCACCGAGGCTGCTGGACGAGGCGTTTGAGCACTGGCGGTTCATCAACGGCAGCTTCGGCTCGTTCGCGCGTAGCCATATGTGGCACCGCTTCAGTCATGCCACTGTCGAGTTCGGCGAGCATCGCGCCGAGATGTTCCACGCCGATCTTCGCCCTGAGCCCGACGCGGAGGGGCCGGGCGATCTGCTGAAGAAGATCGTCTGCGGGCCGTGCGCGTGGCAGTCCGACGCCGGCGGCGAGTCAGATGCGGTCGAAGCGTGGCACGATCACGCCGTACCGGGGTGGCGAGACCTCCCCGTGGTTCCCGGCCAGATTCGGGTACGCACCGACAAGGGCCTGTCGAAAGTGGCCCTGCGGTGGATTGAGCAACGCTACCCGCAGCACATGCAGATACCTGGTGCCCCGATCATCACCGAACGCCAGCAGTTCGGCATCCGCCACGTTCCTGCCTACTCACCCTGGGGCGGCTACGACCTGTCCGCTACCGCGCTGGAGCGCCCCGCGCCTCGGCCCGCAGGTCACGCCGTGCGCCGGGAGCCTGCCCAGTTCGAGCCGTCAGTGAGCGCGCCGCGTCGGACCGGGCGCATGCTCGGCGACTGA
- a CDS encoding DUF3592 domain-containing protein, translating to MNPLDTLMWLVNFPAAHGYAMVFIAAFSILGLFAVSARGTTGGGSLRAVREREGLVPAGTRSSGGIGGSVVRVFFRVLAFVMLGSLIIGILSLTGVPVTRAYIFENGRPTTGTVDGDWVTFTAADGTEYTLESDFFTPAVYPDRDAWLPSGAPVVVRYLPSHPQAFVIDSSQIPD from the coding sequence ATGAACCCCCTCGACACGCTGATGTGGCTGGTGAACTTCCCGGCCGCGCACGGCTACGCGATGGTCTTCATCGCGGCGTTCTCGATCCTCGGGCTGTTCGCGGTGTCCGCGCGGGGAACGACCGGAGGCGGCTCGCTGCGGGCTGTCCGCGAGCGGGAAGGGCTTGTTCCGGCGGGCACGCGATCCAGCGGCGGCATCGGCGGCTCCGTGGTCCGCGTGTTCTTCCGCGTCCTGGCCTTCGTGATGCTCGGCTCCCTCATCATCGGCATCCTGAGCCTGACCGGTGTCCCGGTGACCCGCGCGTACATCTTCGAGAACGGTCGTCCCACCACCGGCACGGTGGACGGGGACTGGGTGACGTTCACGGCCGCGGACGGCACCGAATACACGCTGGAGAGCGACTTCTTCACTCCGGCCGTGTACCCGGACCGTGACGCGTGGCTCCCGAGTGGGGCACCGGTGGTCGTCCGATACCTGCCCTCGCATCCGCAGGCCTTCGTCATCGACAGTTCGCAGATCCCGGACTGA